In Canis lupus dingo isolate Sandy chromosome 27, ASM325472v2, whole genome shotgun sequence, one genomic interval encodes:
- the LOC112678181 gene encoding lysozyme C, milk isozyme: MRSILVITILSYFFVADEAKIFSKCELARKLKSMGMDGFHGYSLANWVCMAEYESNFNTQAFNGRNSNGSSDYGIFQLNSKWWCKSNSHSSANACNIMCSKFLDDNIDDDIACAKRVVKDPNGMSAWVAWVKHCKGKDLSKYLASCNL, translated from the exons ATGAGGTCTATTCTGGTCATCACCATCCTCAGCTACTTCTTTGTAGCAGATGAGGCCAAAATCTTCTCCAAGTGTGAGCTGGCCCGCAAGCTGAAGAGCATGGGAATGGATGGCTTCCATGGCTACAGCCTGGCAAACT GGGTCTGCATGGCTGAGTATGAGAGTAACTTCAACACCCAGGCCTTTAATGGGAGAAATTCCAATGGCAGTAGTGACTATGGAATCTTCCAGCTGAACAGCAAGTGGTGGTGCAAAAGCAACTCTCACTCCTCGGCAAATGCCTGCAACATAATGTGCAGCA AGTTCCTGGATGACAACATCGATGATGATATCGCCTGTGCCAAGAGGGTTGTGAAAGATCCTAATGGGATGTCTGCCTG GGTGGCCTGGGTTAAACACTGCAAAGGCAAAGATTTGTCCAAATACCTGGCCAGCTGTAACCTGTGA